The proteins below are encoded in one region of Apium graveolens cultivar Ventura chromosome 4, ASM990537v1, whole genome shotgun sequence:
- the LOC141717789 gene encoding NAC domain-containing protein 37-like has protein sequence MNIMMDSTIEPCVPPGFRFHPTDEELVGYYLRKKVASQKIDLDVIKDIDLYRIEPWDLIERCRIGYEEQNEWYFFSHKDKKYPTGTRTNRATIAGFWKATGRDKAVYEKFKLIGMRKTLVFYKGRAPNGQKSDWIMHEYRLESDPNAPPQEEGWVVCRAFKKRATSQTKNTQAWESMSFYDEHTGTSSSVVDSLDYMTRQPSSLLSRQNVLCKQELLEAEKLTFAQSDQFVQLPQLHSPSLPSTKRPITSSTSVLAPENYKEDRTKRSKNDSTAKVSTDWRDLDKFVASQLSQEKKYEGVDDGSIGISGFGGHVSNSDMALLLLESEFSEDGNRLNEFFNSD, from the exons ATGAATATTATGATGGACAGTACTATTGAGCCGTGCGTCCCACCTGGTTTTCGGTTTCATCCTACTGATGAAGAGCTCGTCGGGTATTATCTCAGGAAAAAGGTTGCGTCGCAGAAAATTGACCTTGATGTTATTAAAGACATCGATCTATACAGAATTGAGCCTTGGGATCTTATAG AGAGATGTCGAATCGGATATGAAGAGCAAAACGAGTGGTACTTCTTCAGTCACAAAGATAAGAAGTATCCAACAGGGACGAGGACAAATCGGGCAACCATAGCAGGGTTTTGGAAGGCTACAGGCAGAGACAAGGCCGTATACGAGAAATTCAAGCTCATAGGTATGAGGAAAACTCTGGTGTTTTACAAAGGCCGGGCACCAAATGGACAGAAATCTGATTGGATCATGCATGAGTACAGGCTTGAGTCTGACCCTAATGCCCCTCCACAG GAGGAAGGGTGGGTGGTGTGTCGAGCATTCAAAAAACGAGCAACAAGCCAAACAAAAAACACACAAGCATGGGAGTCGATGAGTTTCTATGACGAGCATACTGGCACTTCCAGCTCAGTTGTCGATTCACTTGATTATATGACAAGGCAGCCCTCAAGTCTACTAAGCAGGCAGAATGTTTTGTGTAAGCAAGAATTACTGGAAGCAGAAAAATTGACCTTTGCACAATCAGATCAATTCGTGCAGCTTCCACAACTACATAGCCCATCTCTGCCATCAACAAAGAGGCCAATAACAAGCTCAACTTCAGTACTAGCTCCCGAAAATTATAAGGAAGATCGGACAAAACGGTCCAAGAATGACAGCACGGCTAAAGTGTCTACTGACTGGAGAGATCTTGATAAGTTTGTTGCTTCTCAACTGAGCCAAGAGAAGAAATACGAAGGAGTAGATGACGGAAGCATTGGAATATCAGGCTTTGGGGGACATGTGAGCAACTCAGACATGGCATTGCTGTTACTAGAGAGTGAGTTTAGCGAAGATGGTAATAGATTAAATGAGTTCTTCAATTCGGATTGA